In the genome of Anabaena cylindrica PCC 7122, the window CTCAGGTAAGCAACTTATCAATTAATACTGTTTCAATGGAATTTCAGGAGCAACGGAGTAGTGATTCAATCAATACACAGCAGTATCAAAGGGAGAGCTAGATTTAAAATCCAGGATATTAGCTATAAATAAATAGCATACAGCAGGAGTCAGGAGTCAGGAGTCAGGAGTCAGGAGCAAAACTGGCTTCATGTATAGGTTCATGCAAACTGCTGTATCTAATTCAAAAGATCTTATTTGATTATAAAGATAAGCCAGATGTAAAAACTAGAATATTTATCACTGATGGCCTTACAACTCATGCAGGTTTAACAGATTGAGAAAACGGTGTTGCTGTCTGGAGATGAATAGTTTCCTCTAAATGGGGATGATAAAAACTCAGTTCTCTCGCGTGCAGATATAGTCTACAGGCATCAATATTACAACCATACAAGCGATCGCCCAAAATAGCTATACCCAATCCTCGCACATCAGCGGCATGAACCCTTAACTGATGGGTGCGTCCTGTCAAAGGGATAAATTCTACACGGGTATAGTCACCTACTTTTCCCATAACCCGGAAGCGCGTCAAGCTGGGTTTACCTCGTTCTAAATCAACTTTTTGATAAAGACTTTGTTCAGGATTTTTCCACAATGGTAAATCAATAACACCTTCTGCTATAGCGAGGGAACCTGCAAGTATAGCTTCATAAACTTTATGAATTTGCCGTTTTTCAAATTGTTGACTTAGTTGAGAATAGGTAAATAAATTCTTAGCTAATAACAAAATACCAGAAGTATCTTGATCTAAACGATGTACCGTCATCAATTCCATATCATACAAATTCCTCAATCGGCTCAAAACACTATCTTGGTTATAAGAATAACGTCCAGGTACAGACAACAATCCTGGTGGTTTATTCACAGCAATTAACCATTTATCTTCATAAATAATCCATTCACTAATAGGACTGCTAATTTCCTCTTTCTTGATTAAAAATGGGCTAATAGGCTTAGATTTTCCTGATAATAAAAACCCCATTAATGGCTGACATCTTTCTGCACAAGCACCATAAAAACGCCCCTGAATTTTATCTTGTACTGAAGATTTACCCCACCAAAATTCAGCCATTGCTAGGGGTTTGAGTCCATGATCTGCCGCATAATGTAACAACTTAGGAGCGCAACAATCCCCTGTCCCTGTGGGTGTTCCTCCTGGTAGTAGTTGCTGTAAAGATAGAGATTTTCCAGAAAAATTAGTTAAGCTATAAACAGCGTGCATCTGTGTTTGTAATTGCCTAGATAGTTCTTTGCGTTGTTGTTTTAGTTCCCTAATTCTGTTATCTGCACCATTTATAACCTGCTGAAGTGGTTGTAAAACTTCATTTTGATGACGTTTAAAGTATTTTCTCTCAATCCCCTGTTGACGGCTTTCTGCTTCCAGTTCTTCAAGAACTTCTATTGTCAATTTCTCACCGCATTGCTGACGTTTTTCCTGTCGTTGTTTTTTACTTTGGCTATGTTGGCAACTCATTATTTGTAACTGCTGTTTAAACTCAGTCAATAATGTTTGATATTGTTCTCGTTCTGGAAGTTGTTGCAGATGAATTATTTCTTGTTTAATTGCTTCTAACTCAGCTAAAGTATGCGCTTCTGCTAGTGTAACTTCTTCACGTCCCGGAATAG includes:
- a CDS encoding RluA family pseudouridine synthase — translated: MKLIHTLSDFINSNSTIIPTPPSYYYEGKCPQTGELLRLPRTALAEAIAEGLMQQLQQDHLYFCEGKMYGILLVELSNGEQGVIKAFSGLLHSCSVHEGWVPPIPGREEVTLAEAHTLAELEAIKQEIIHLQQLPEREQYQTLLTEFKQQLQIMSCQHSQSKKQRQEKRQQCGEKLTIEVLEELEAESRQQGIERKYFKRHQNEVLQPLQQVINGADNRIRELKQQRKELSRQLQTQMHAVYSLTNFSGKSLSLQQLLPGGTPTGTGDCCAPKLLHYAADHGLKPLAMAEFWWGKSSVQDKIQGRFYGACAERCQPLMGFLLSGKSKPISPFLIKKEEISSPISEWIIYEDKWLIAVNKPPGLLSVPGRYSYNQDSVLSRLRNLYDMELMTVHRLDQDTSGILLLAKNLFTYSQLSQQFEKRQIHKVYEAILAGSLAIAEGVIDLPLWKNPEQSLYQKVDLERGKPSLTRFRVMGKVGDYTRVEFIPLTGRTHQLRVHAADVRGLGIAILGDRLYGCNIDACRLYLHARELSFYHPHLEETIHLQTATPFSQSVKPA